Proteins encoded within one genomic window of Polynucleobacter duraquae:
- the fusA gene encoding elongation factor G gives MARKTPIERYRNIGISAHIDAGKTTTTERVLFYTGVNHKIGEVHDGAATMDWMEQEQERGITITSAATTTFWKGMAGNFPEHRINIIDTPGHVDFTIEVERSMRVLDGACMVYCAVGGVQPQSETVWRQANKYQVPRLAFVNKMDRTGANFFKVYDQMKLRLKANPILIQIPIGAEENFKGVVDLVKMKAIYWDEESQGTKFNYEEIPAELQASAEEWREKLLEAAAESSEELMEKYLGGEALTEEEIKSALRQRTIANEIIPMMCGTAFKNKGVQAMLDAVVELLPSPLDVPPVPCELEDGTPTTRRAADDEKFSALAFKIMTDPFVGQLIFFRVYSGVMKSGDTIYNPIKGKKERVGRLLQMHANEREEIKEVFAGDIAAAVGLKDATTGETLCDPDGIVILERMVFPEPVISQAVEPKTKPDQEKMGLALNRLAQEDPSFRVKTDEESGQTIISGMGELHLEILVDRMRREFGVEATVGKPQVAYRETIRKVCEEVEGKFVKQSGGRGQYGHVVLKLEPQEPGKGFQFVDAIKGGVVPREYIPAVEKGIIETLNSGILAGYPVVDIKATLFFGSYHDVDSNENAFKMAGSMAFKDGMRKASPVLLEPMMAVEVETPEDFMGNVMGDLSSRRGILQGMDDIPGGGKIVRAEVPLAEMFGYSTGLRSLTQGRATYTMEFKHYSEAPKNVAEAVMAAKAK, from the coding sequence GTGGCACGTAAAACCCCTATCGAAAGATACCGCAACATCGGTATTTCTGCGCATATTGACGCAGGTAAGACAACAACAACAGAACGCGTTTTGTTCTACACCGGTGTTAATCACAAAATTGGTGAAGTACATGATGGCGCTGCAACCATGGACTGGATGGAGCAAGAGCAAGAGCGTGGTATCACGATTACTTCTGCGGCTACTACAACGTTCTGGAAGGGCATGGCTGGTAATTTCCCAGAGCACCGCATCAATATTATTGATACCCCAGGACACGTAGACTTCACGATTGAAGTTGAGCGCTCAATGCGCGTTTTGGATGGTGCTTGCATGGTTTACTGTGCGGTGGGTGGTGTACAGCCACAATCTGAAACTGTTTGGCGTCAAGCTAACAAGTATCAGGTTCCACGTTTAGCGTTCGTAAACAAGATGGACCGTACTGGTGCAAATTTCTTTAAGGTCTATGACCAGATGAAATTGCGCTTGAAGGCCAACCCTATCTTGATCCAGATTCCGATTGGTGCTGAAGAAAACTTTAAAGGCGTTGTGGACTTGGTCAAAATGAAGGCCATCTACTGGGATGAGGAATCACAAGGTACTAAATTTAACTACGAAGAAATTCCTGCTGAGTTACAAGCCTCTGCTGAAGAGTGGCGCGAGAAGTTGCTTGAAGCCGCTGCTGAAAGCTCAGAAGAATTAATGGAAAAATACCTCGGCGGTGAAGCATTGACCGAAGAAGAAATTAAATCAGCATTGCGTCAACGCACTATCGCTAATGAAATCATTCCAATGATGTGTGGAACAGCCTTTAAAAATAAAGGTGTACAGGCTATGTTGGATGCAGTGGTTGAATTGCTGCCATCACCATTAGACGTTCCACCGGTTCCTTGTGAATTGGAAGACGGTACACCTACGACACGTAGAGCTGCTGATGATGAGAAATTCTCAGCGTTGGCATTTAAGATCATGACTGACCCATTTGTTGGTCAGCTCATCTTCTTCCGTGTTTACTCTGGTGTGATGAAATCTGGCGATACGATCTACAACCCAATCAAGGGTAAGAAGGAGCGTGTTGGTCGTTTATTGCAGATGCACGCAAACGAACGTGAAGAAATTAAAGAAGTATTTGCGGGCGATATCGCAGCTGCGGTTGGTCTAAAAGACGCAACTACTGGCGAAACATTGTGTGATCCAGATGGCATTGTGATCTTGGAGCGCATGGTATTCCCAGAGCCGGTGATCTCACAGGCAGTTGAGCCAAAGACAAAACCAGACCAAGAAAAAATGGGTCTTGCTTTGAATCGCTTGGCACAAGAAGATCCATCATTCCGCGTAAAGACAGACGAAGAATCTGGCCAAACAATTATTTCTGGTATGGGCGAGCTCCATTTGGAAATTTTGGTTGACCGTATGCGTCGTGAGTTTGGTGTTGAGGCAACCGTTGGTAAGCCACAAGTTGCTTATCGCGAAACGATTCGCAAGGTTTGCGAAGAAGTTGAAGGTAAATTTGTTAAGCAGTCTGGTGGTCGTGGTCAGTACGGACACGTTGTGCTGAAGCTTGAGCCACAAGAACCAGGCAAAGGCTTCCAATTCGTTGATGCTATTAAGGGCGGTGTGGTTCCTCGTGAATACATCCCTGCAGTAGAAAAAGGAATTATCGAAACATTGAACTCCGGTATTTTGGCTGGCTATCCAGTGGTAGATATCAAAGCAACATTATTCTTCGGTTCATACCATGACGTTGACTCCAACGAAAACGCATTTAAGATGGCGGGCTCGATGGCATTCAAAGATGGTATGCGCAAAGCATCACCTGTGTTGCTTGAACCAATGATGGCTGTTGAAGTTGAAACACCAGAAGATTTCATGGGTAACGTAATGGGTGACCTCTCATCACGTCGCGGTATTTTGCAAGGTATGGATGACATTCCAGGGGGCGGCAAGATCGTTCGCGCTGAAGTGCCATTGGCAGAGATGTTTGGTTACTCAACTGGCTTGCGCTCGTTGACCCAAGGTCGCGCTACCTACACCATGGAATTTAAGCATTATTCCGAAGCACCTAAGAACGTTGCTGAAGCAGTGATGGCTGCTAAAGCGAAGTAA
- the rpsJ gene encoding 30S ribosomal protein S10: MQNQKIRIRLKAFDYRLIDQSAAEIVDTAKRTGAVVKGPVPLPTRIERFDILRSPHVNKTSRDQLEIRTHLRLMDIVDPTEKTVDALMKLDLPAGVDVEIKLQ, encoded by the coding sequence ATGCAAAACCAAAAAATTCGTATTCGTCTTAAAGCATTTGATTACCGCTTGATCGACCAGTCAGCAGCTGAAATCGTTGATACAGCTAAGCGTACTGGTGCAGTTGTTAAGGGTCCAGTACCTTTGCCAACACGTATCGAGCGCTTTGACATTCTGCGTTCACCGCACGTAAATAAGACTTCACGTGACCAGTTAGAGATTCGTACCCATCTGCGTTTGATGGATATCGTAGATCCTACAGAGAAAACTGTAGACGCTTTGATGAAATTAGACCTTCCAGCAGGTGTGGACGTCGAAATTAAGTTGCAGTAA
- the rplC gene encoding 50S ribosomal protein L3 yields MSLGLIGRKIGMTRLFTDEGEAIPVTVIDVSDNRIAQIKTQATDGYDAIQLAHGTRRATRVTKAMAGHFAKAGVMAGNGLNEFHLDAAKIAEMTPGQVIPADTAFAAGQKVDVQGVTIGKGYAGTIKRHHFASGRASHGNSRSHNVPGSIGMAQDPGRVFPGKRMTGHLGDETRTVQNLVIARIDAERNLIMVKGAIPGAPGGKVIVTPAVKTPLKKK; encoded by the coding sequence ATGAGCTTAGGCTTAATCGGTCGCAAGATCGGCATGACCCGTCTATTTACGGACGAAGGGGAAGCAATTCCTGTCACCGTAATTGACGTGAGCGACAACAGAATCGCTCAAATCAAGACCCAGGCAACTGATGGCTATGATGCTATCCAGTTAGCACATGGCACACGTAGAGCTACTCGCGTTACCAAAGCAATGGCTGGTCACTTCGCCAAAGCGGGTGTGATGGCTGGTAACGGTCTCAACGAATTTCATTTAGATGCAGCAAAAATCGCAGAAATGACACCAGGACAAGTAATTCCTGCTGACACTGCATTTGCTGCTGGCCAAAAAGTGGACGTACAAGGCGTAACAATTGGTAAAGGCTATGCCGGTACTATCAAGCGCCATCACTTCGCTTCAGGTCGCGCGTCGCACGGTAACTCACGTTCACATAACGTGCCAGGTTCTATCGGTATGGCGCAAGATCCAGGCCGTGTTTTCCCAGGTAAGCGCATGACAGGCCACCTTGGTGACGAAACACGCACTGTACAAAATTTAGTCATCGCACGCATTGATGCAGAACGCAATCTCATCATGGTTAAAGGCGCTATTCCAGGTGCCCCAGGCGGTAAAGTTATTGTTACTCCAGCGGTGAAGACACCGTTGAAGAAGAAATAA
- the rplD gene encoding 50S ribosomal protein L4: MELKLLQDNGTLGAGIQASPEVFEREYNEALVHQVVVAYQANARSGNRAQKDREQVKHTTKKPWRQKGTGRARAGMSSSPLWRGGGRIFPNSPEENFSQKVNKKMYRAGMRSILSQLAREGRLNVVDQFTLDAPKTKVLADKVKAMGLDSVLIIVDQVSENLYLASRNLHKVAVCEPQHADPLALVQYKKVLVSKAAIAKIEELLK; this comes from the coding sequence ATGGAACTTAAGCTTCTCCAAGATAACGGAACTTTAGGCGCTGGCATTCAAGCCTCACCAGAAGTATTCGAACGCGAATATAACGAAGCATTGGTACACCAAGTTGTTGTGGCTTACCAAGCAAATGCACGTAGCGGTAACCGTGCACAAAAAGACCGTGAGCAAGTTAAGCACACAACCAAAAAACCTTGGCGTCAAAAAGGTACTGGTCGTGCACGTGCTGGTATGAGCTCTTCCCCGCTGTGGCGTGGAGGTGGTCGTATATTTCCGAATTCACCTGAAGAAAATTTCAGCCAAAAAGTAAACAAGAAAATGTACCGCGCTGGTATGAGATCGATTTTGTCTCAGTTGGCTCGCGAAGGTCGTTTGAACGTTGTTGACCAATTTACTCTTGATGCTCCAAAGACCAAAGTTTTAGCTGACAAAGTTAAAGCAATGGGCTTGGATTCAGTCTTGATCATCGTTGATCAGGTTAGCGAGAATTTGTACTTGGCATCACGCAACTTGCATAAGGTTGCTGTATGTGAGCCACAGCACGCTGATCCATTAGCTTTAGTTCAATACAAAAAAGTATTGGTAAGCAAAGCAGCGATCGCAAAAATTGAGGAGTTGCTGAAATGA
- the rplW gene encoding 50S ribosomal protein L23 → MSQVRKNDHNLMKVLLGPVISEKATMVAEKNEQVVFQVTRDANKSDVKQAVELLFKVQVDSVQIVNQKGKPKRYGRFEGRRDHTKKAYVSLKPGQEINFEAEAN, encoded by the coding sequence ATGAGCCAAGTCCGTAAAAACGATCACAACTTGATGAAGGTTCTGCTTGGACCGGTTATCTCTGAAAAAGCCACTATGGTTGCAGAGAAAAACGAACAAGTGGTATTCCAAGTTACACGCGACGCTAATAAGAGCGATGTAAAACAAGCAGTTGAGTTGCTCTTTAAAGTGCAAGTTGACTCAGTTCAAATCGTGAATCAAAAAGGTAAGCCAAAGCGCTATGGCCGTTTTGAAGGTCGTCGTGACCACACTAAGAAGGCCTACGTTAGCTTGAAGCCAGGTCAAGAAATCAACTTTGAAGCGGAGGCGAATTAA
- the rplB gene encoding 50S ribosomal protein L2 yields MPLMKTKPTSPGRRSMVKVVNPDLHKGKPFAALVEPQFQKAGRNNNGHITTRHKGGGHKHHYRVVDFKRNDKDGIPAKVERLEYDPNRSANIALIVFADGERRYILAAKGMTVGQALMSGSEAPIKSGNNLPIRNIPVGSTIHCVEMLPGKGAQIARSAGGSAVLLAREGVYAQVRLRSGEVRRILIDCRATIGEVGNEEHSLRVIGKAGANRWRGIRPTVRGVAMNPVDHPHGGGEGRTGEGRVPVSPWGTPTKGYRTRRNKRTTSMIVQRRQKR; encoded by the coding sequence ATGCCTTTGATGAAGACAAAACCGACCTCACCAGGTCGTCGCTCAATGGTCAAGGTGGTCAATCCTGACCTGCATAAAGGTAAACCTTTTGCAGCGTTAGTAGAGCCACAGTTCCAAAAAGCAGGTCGTAATAACAATGGTCACATCACTACCCGTCACAAGGGTGGTGGTCATAAGCATCACTATCGTGTTGTTGATTTCAAACGCAATGACAAAGATGGTATTCCAGCAAAAGTAGAACGCTTGGAATACGATCCAAACCGCAGTGCAAATATTGCATTGATCGTGTTTGCTGATGGTGAGCGTCGTTATATTCTTGCTGCAAAAGGTATGACAGTTGGTCAGGCGTTGATGAGTGGTTCAGAAGCCCCAATCAAGTCTGGTAACAACTTGCCAATTCGTAACATTCCAGTTGGTAGCACAATTCACTGCGTAGAAATGTTGCCAGGTAAAGGTGCTCAAATCGCACGTTCCGCTGGTGGCTCTGCAGTGTTATTGGCTCGTGAAGGTGTATACGCTCAGGTGCGCTTGCGCTCTGGTGAAGTACGCCGTATTTTGATCGATTGCCGGGCCACTATTGGTGAAGTTGGTAATGAAGAGCACAGCTTGCGCGTTATCGGTAAAGCTGGTGCAAATCGCTGGCGTGGTATTCGTCCAACCGTTCGCGGTGTGGCAATGAACCCAGTAGATCATCCACACGGTGGTGGTGAAGGTAGAACTGGCGAAGGCCGTGTACCTGTCTCCCCATGGGGCACACCAACCAAAGGTTATCGTACACGTCGCAATAAGCGTACAACTTCGATGATCGTTCAACGTCGTCAAAAACGTTAA
- the rpsS gene encoding 30S ribosomal protein S19 has protein sequence MTRSAKKGPFCEASLVNKVEVAQANKDKKPIKTWSRRSTILPDFIGLTIAVHNGRQHVPVYVSENMVGHKLGEFALTRTFKGHAADKKVTKK, from the coding sequence ATGACACGTTCAGCTAAAAAAGGCCCATTTTGCGAAGCCAGCTTAGTAAATAAAGTTGAAGTCGCACAAGCCAACAAAGACAAAAAGCCGATCAAAACTTGGTCACGCCGTTCAACAATCCTCCCAGACTTTATTGGTCTGACGATTGCTGTACATAACGGTCGTCAGCACGTTCCGGTATATGTATCAGAAAACATGGTGGGTCATAAGTTAGGCGAATTTGCCTTGACCCGTACTTTCAAAGGTCACGCTGCTGACAAGAAAGTAACGAAGAAGTAA
- the rplV gene encoding 50S ribosomal protein L22, whose product MMEVKAIHKGARISAQKTRLVADQIRGLPIARALNILNFSPKKAAFIVKKVVESAMANAEHNKGADIDELKVSTIIVDKGTSLKRFTARAKGRGNQIEKQTCHITVTLSN is encoded by the coding sequence ATGATGGAAGTTAAAGCTATTCACAAAGGCGCCCGCATTTCTGCGCAAAAGACACGTTTGGTCGCTGACCAGATCCGTGGTTTGCCAATTGCACGCGCATTGAACATTTTGAATTTCAGCCCCAAGAAAGCTGCCTTCATTGTGAAGAAAGTTGTTGAGTCCGCAATGGCCAACGCTGAACACAATAAGGGTGCTGATATTGATGAGCTCAAGGTTTCAACAATTATTGTTGATAAGGGTACTTCCTTGAAGCGCTTCACAGCACGCGCTAAGGGTCGTGGTAATCAAATCGAAAAACAAACATGTCACATCACCGTGACCTTGAGTAACTAA
- the rpsC gene encoding 30S ribosomal protein S3, with protein sequence MGQKINPTGFRLSVTKNWTSKWYANNTDFAKMLKEDVDVRIYLKKKLKNASVSKVIIERPAKNARITIYSSRPGVVIGKKGEDIEVLRRELQKRMGVPVHVNIEEIRKPEVDAQLIADSITQQLEKRIMFRRAMKRAMQNAMRLGAQGIKIMSSGRLNGAEIARREWYREGRVPLHTLKADIDYATSEAETTYGIIGVKVWVYKGDTLGRGADAPAVTAEPAADDKKPRRAPAKTTTRKPAADSKPLVAAKPTVKRVPKAVEAASAEAQKSGE encoded by the coding sequence ATGGGACAAAAGATAAACCCAACCGGATTCCGACTCTCGGTAACGAAGAACTGGACATCAAAGTGGTATGCAAACAATACTGACTTTGCAAAGATGCTTAAAGAGGACGTAGATGTCCGCATCTATTTGAAAAAGAAATTAAAGAATGCATCTGTTAGCAAGGTAATCATCGAGCGTCCTGCGAAGAATGCACGTATTACTATTTATAGCTCACGTCCAGGTGTTGTGATCGGTAAAAAAGGCGAAGATATTGAAGTTCTCCGCCGCGAACTTCAGAAGCGTATGGGCGTTCCAGTCCATGTGAATATCGAAGAAATTCGTAAGCCTGAAGTGGATGCTCAACTGATTGCTGACTCTATTACTCAGCAGCTTGAGAAGCGCATCATGTTCCGTCGTGCAATGAAGCGTGCAATGCAAAATGCAATGCGCCTTGGTGCACAAGGAATCAAGATCATGTCCTCTGGTCGTTTGAACGGTGCAGAAATTGCACGTCGCGAATGGTACCGTGAAGGCCGCGTTCCACTTCATACCTTGAAGGCTGATATTGATTACGCTACATCAGAGGCGGAAACAACATACGGCATCATCGGTGTAAAAGTTTGGGTATACAAGGGCGATACATTAGGTCGCGGTGCTGATGCTCCAGCTGTCACAGCAGAGCCAGCGGCTGACGATAAAAAACCACGTCGCGCACCAGCTAAAACAACCACACGCAAACCAGCAGCTGACAGCAAGCCATTGGTTGCTGCTAAGCCAACTGTAAAGCGTGTACCGAAAGCCGTTGAAGCCGCAAGTGCTGAAGCGCAGAAGTCAGGAGAGTAA
- the rplP gene encoding 50S ribosomal protein L16, with product MLQPKRRKYRKEQKGRNTGVATRGSSVAFGDFGLKAIGRGRLTARQIESARRAMTRHIKRGGRIWIRIFPDKPISQKPAEVRMGNGKGNPEYYVAEIQPGKILYEMDGVDEGLAREAFKLAAAKLPLQTTFVIRHLG from the coding sequence ATGCTACAACCAAAGCGTCGTAAGTATCGCAAAGAACAAAAGGGACGTAACACTGGCGTGGCAACACGGGGTAGTTCAGTAGCCTTTGGTGACTTTGGATTGAAAGCTATTGGCCGTGGTCGTTTGACTGCACGTCAGATTGAATCTGCACGTCGCGCAATGACACGTCACATTAAGCGTGGTGGTCGTATCTGGATCCGTATTTTCCCAGATAAGCCAATTTCACAAAAGCCAGCTGAAGTACGTATGGGTAACGGTAAAGGTAATCCAGAGTACTACGTAGCAGAAATTCAACCAGGCAAGATTTTGTACGAGATGGATGGCGTGGATGAAGGTTTGGCACGCGAGGCTTTCAAGCTTGCTGCTGCTAAGTTGCCATTGCAAACCACTTTCGTGATTCGCCACTTAGGTTGA
- the rpmC gene encoding 50S ribosomal protein L29 translates to MKKTELASKDLVALNAELTELLKTSFKLRMQKGTQQLTNTSQLGKTKREIARVKTFITQKTAQK, encoded by the coding sequence ATGAAAAAGACAGAATTAGCATCTAAAGATCTGGTTGCCTTGAACGCAGAATTAACAGAGCTCTTGAAGACAAGCTTCAAGCTCCGTATGCAAAAAGGTACTCAGCAACTCACCAATACCAGCCAATTGGGTAAGACTAAGCGTGAAATTGCTCGCGTAAAGACTTTTATTACCCAAAAAACTGCACAGAAATAA
- the rpsQ gene encoding 30S ribosomal protein S17 codes for MTELSKPLRRTLVGRVVSDKMQKTVTVLVERQVKHALYGKYVGQSKKYHAHDEAGQYKMGDTVEIAESRPISRTKSWVVTRLVQESKGI; via the coding sequence ATGACAGAATTATCTAAACCCTTGCGCCGCACCCTAGTGGGCCGCGTTGTTAGCGATAAAATGCAAAAAACTGTGACTGTGCTAGTTGAGCGCCAAGTAAAACATGCGCTTTATGGCAAATATGTTGGACAGTCCAAAAAATACCACGCTCATGACGAAGCTGGTCAATACAAGATGGGTGATACCGTTGAAATTGCTGAATCTAGACCAATTTCACGTACTAAGTCTTGGGTTGTAACCCGTTTAGTTCAGGAATCAAAGGGTATTTAA
- the rplN gene encoding 50S ribosomal protein L14, whose translation MIQTESRLQVADNTGASEVLCIKVLGGSKRRYASIGDVIKVTVKSAAPRGRVKKGDIYNAVVVRTAKGVRRPDGSLIKFDGNAAVLLNAKLEPIGTRIFGPVTRELRTEKFMKIVSLAPEVI comes from the coding sequence ATGATTCAGACCGAAAGTAGATTACAGGTCGCCGATAACACAGGCGCCAGTGAAGTTTTGTGCATCAAGGTATTGGGCGGCTCTAAGCGTCGTTACGCCAGTATCGGTGATGTCATTAAAGTGACTGTAAAGTCCGCTGCTCCACGTGGCCGTGTAAAAAAAGGTGATATTTATAACGCCGTAGTAGTGAGAACTGCTAAAGGTGTACGCCGTCCAGATGGTTCATTGATTAAGTTCGATGGTAACGCTGCGGTATTGCTCAACGCTAAGTTAGAGCCAATTGGCACACGTATCTTTGGACCAGTAACGCGTGAGTTGCGTACTGAGAAGTTCATGAAGATCGTTTCTCTCGCCCCCGAAGTTATTTAA
- the rplX gene encoding 50S ribosomal protein L24, which yields MKKIRKGDSVVLLTGRDKGKQGTVTAVLENKLVIEGVNMYKKSVKPNPAAGVTGGMIDKTMPVHISNVALVDGNGKPSRVGIKLVDGKKQRFLKTTGATLSA from the coding sequence ATGAAAAAGATTCGTAAAGGTGATTCAGTAGTTCTGTTGACAGGCCGCGATAAGGGCAAGCAAGGAACTGTTACTGCAGTTCTCGAGAACAAGTTAGTGATCGAAGGCGTCAATATGTACAAAAAGAGCGTTAAGCCAAATCCAGCAGCCGGTGTTACTGGCGGCATGATTGACAAGACGATGCCTGTTCACATTTCTAATGTGGCTTTGGTTGACGGTAACGGCAAACCATCACGTGTTGGTATCAAACTCGTGGATGGTAAAAAGCAGCGTTTCCTCAAAACCACTGGCGCAACTTTAAGCGCATAA
- the rplE gene encoding 50S ribosomal protein L5: MSTRFQEHYQAKVVADLIAKFGYKSVMEVPRITKVTLNMGLGDAVNDKKIIENAVGDLTKVAGQKPVVTKAKKAIAGFKIRQGYPIGAMVTLRGARMYEFLDRFVTVALPRVRDFRGISGKAFDGRGNYNIGVKEQIIFPEIEYDKIDALRGLNISITTTAKTDEEAKALLAAFKFPFRN, translated from the coding sequence ATGAGCACACGTTTTCAAGAACACTATCAAGCTAAAGTAGTTGCTGATTTAATTGCCAAATTTGGTTACAAGTCAGTAATGGAAGTTCCACGTATCACCAAGGTAACCCTAAATATGGGCTTGGGCGATGCTGTGAACGACAAGAAAATTATCGAAAATGCAGTTGGTGATTTGACTAAAGTAGCAGGTCAAAAGCCAGTTGTAACAAAAGCGAAAAAAGCGATTGCAGGATTCAAAATTCGTCAAGGCTACCCAATCGGTGCCATGGTGACATTGCGTGGTGCACGCATGTACGAATTTTTGGATCGTTTCGTGACTGTTGCTTTGCCACGCGTACGTGACTTCCGCGGAATTTCAGGCAAGGCATTTGATGGCCGTGGTAACTACAACATCGGCGTTAAAGAGCAAATCATTTTCCCAGAAATCGAATACGACAAGATTGATGCCCTCCGTGGTCTCAATATCAGTATTACGACGACCGCTAAGACTGACGAAGAAGCAAAAGCTTTGTTAGCAGCGTTCAAATTCCCTTTCCGCAATTAA
- the rpsN gene encoding 30S ribosomal protein S14 has translation MAKLSLIERENKRTKTVEKYAVKRAELKAIIADQSRSDEERYEARLKLQALPRNASPIRQRNRCSLTGRPRGVFSKFGLARSKIREIAFRGEIPGLTKASW, from the coding sequence GTGGCAAAACTATCCCTAATTGAGCGCGAGAATAAGCGCACAAAAACTGTAGAGAAGTACGCTGTAAAGCGTGCTGAACTCAAGGCAATCATTGCTGATCAATCACGCAGCGATGAAGAGCGCTATGAGGCTCGCTTGAAGCTACAGGCACTTCCACGTAACGCAAGCCCGATTCGTCAAAGAAATCGTTGTTCATTAACCGGTCGTCCGCGCGGTGTATTCAGCAAGTTTGGTTTAGCGCGTAGCAAAATTCGTGAAATCGCCTTTCGTGGCGAAATCCCCGGTTTAACCAAGGCCAGCTGGTAA
- the rpsH gene encoding 30S ribosomal protein S8 translates to MSISDPIADMLTRIRNAQAVQKPVVLMPSSKVKVAIAKVLQDEGYIDSFEIKGEAAKPVLHIELKYYAGRPVIERIDRVSTPSLRIYKGRHDIPEVMNGLGIAIISTPQGVMTDRKARANGVGGEVICYVA, encoded by the coding sequence ATGAGTATCAGCGATCCAATCGCCGACATGTTGACAAGGATCCGCAATGCGCAAGCAGTGCAGAAACCCGTAGTCTTGATGCCGTCGTCAAAAGTTAAAGTAGCTATTGCAAAAGTCTTGCAGGATGAAGGTTATATCGATAGTTTTGAAATCAAAGGTGAGGCAGCTAAGCCAGTGCTACACATTGAACTCAAATACTACGCAGGCCGCCCTGTTATTGAGCGTATTGACCGTGTTTCTACACCAAGTCTACGTATCTACAAAGGCCGCCACGACATTCCTGAAGTGATGAATGGCTTAGGCATTGCAATTATTTCAACCCCACAAGGCGTAATGACAGACCGCAAAGCACGTGCGAACGGCGTTGGTGGCGAAGTTATTTGCTACGTCGCGTAA
- the rplF gene encoding 50S ribosomal protein L6, whose protein sequence is MSRVGKSPIPVPKGAEISINGANITVKGPLGTLTHNLHPSVGLKQEDGVLTVVLNNDTPEAGAQSGTARALVNNMVVGVTAGFERKLSLVGVGYRAAAQGDSLKLQLGFSHDIIYNLPKGVKAETPTQTEIIIKGSNKQQVGQVAAEVRAYRSPEPYKGKGVRYVDEVVHLKETKKK, encoded by the coding sequence ATGTCCCGCGTTGGTAAATCACCTATTCCAGTTCCTAAGGGCGCTGAAATCAGCATCAATGGTGCAAACATTACTGTTAAAGGCCCATTGGGTACCTTGACACATAACTTGCATCCTTCTGTTGGTTTGAAGCAAGAAGATGGCGTATTGACAGTTGTTTTAAATAACGACACACCAGAAGCTGGTGCACAGTCAGGTACAGCCCGCGCTTTGGTAAACAACATGGTTGTTGGCGTAACTGCTGGCTTTGAGCGCAAGCTCAGCTTGGTAGGCGTTGGTTACCGTGCTGCCGCCCAGGGCGATTCATTAAAGTTGCAGCTCGGTTTCTCACACGACATTATTTACAACCTACCAAAGGGCGTAAAAGCTGAGACTCCAACTCAAACTGAAATCATCATCAAAGGTTCCAACAAGCAGCAAGTTGGCCAGGTTGCCGCTGAAGTTCGCGCATACCGTTCACCAGAGCCATACAAAGGTAAAGGCGTTCGCTACGTGGATGAGGTTGTACACCTGAAAGAAACTAAGAAGAAGTAA
- the rplR gene encoding 50S ribosomal protein L18 — translation MNKDESRQRRARQTRIRIAEALANRLTVIRSNTHISAQVYSPCGTKVVAAASTMEKDLRQAIKNGGNAEAAKQIGKLVAERAVKAGIVDVAFDRSGHRYHGRIKALAEAAREAGLKF, via the coding sequence ATGAATAAAGACGAATCCAGACAAAGACGCGCTAGGCAGACTCGTATTCGCATTGCCGAAGCATTGGCAAATCGCTTAACAGTTATCCGTAGCAATACACATATTTCTGCACAGGTTTATAGCCCGTGTGGAACCAAAGTTGTAGCAGCTGCTTCAACAATGGAAAAAGATTTACGCCAAGCGATCAAAAACGGCGGTAACGCTGAAGCGGCTAAACAAATCGGCAAGTTAGTTGCTGAGCGTGCTGTTAAGGCAGGCATCGTTGATGTTGCTTTTGATCGTTCCGGTCATCGTTACCACGGCCGTATTAAGGCCTTAGCCGAAGCTGCGCGTGAAGCCGGCCTGAAGTTCTAA